The genomic stretch TTATATGATAAACAGTATAATAGATAGATTGACACTTTAAAATGCGAATAGTATCAACAAGACATGCTCCAGAAACAAGGACAATGTTGCTGAAACAGTTGATCACTTTTTGTAGTGATTGCCCCTACATGAGGACTTTTTTTTTACCGTTTCTTGTGTTTTGAGCAAACATCGAAGAAGATAGAGAGaaaccaaacagacaaaataatCAGCcacataagataaaaaaaaaaaaaaacgaaacttTTGTCGTTAATGCAATTCTTGCCTAAAAAATAAATCCATGTGATAATGATGTTGTCTTTGTTTTTTACTTCTGatcaaacaattgaattcatttACAGTTTAATTTTAGATTGAGTGAAGTGTTTTTCGTTTTCTACGTAATCGCAAAAACTACTAGTATTCAAATGGAGACAAagaaatatatgattattttttaatactAACAAAtaggatttatttttaaatattaaatattattttttaatataaataaatcgaattttttatattaaaacatcatttttaATATGAGAAATAAAAACTCTTTTTCAATATTAAagaatgaagatttttttttatgatttttttttattaagaattcgatatattaatattgaaaaaataattattaatattaataattcgtatattttaacaaatttgattcgtttagggatagtcacttgttaaactatattttctaaggtagagagaaaacggcagATAGCAAAAAACATATTGcacagcaaaaagcatattgcacggttatttttagaatatctcaAAAACCGATTTACTTTGTGACGTCAAGTGATGAATTTCAGGATACTATCAAACGATCTTAAACATTTTGAAACAagtgatatctgtgatcgattatttgactaaaaaaaatcttcaaatacataaaaagcaattgaaatatcaactaatattttgttattgtcaaggagacaatatgatatcaATAAAATTCTAACAAAATCAATTGACGATTTGATACAGATATGGTcgaaaattaataatataacaaatatagcctttgtgtGAGGTCAATAAAGGATATATTGACCCAAAgaagtcaatatacttctttcaggtaaatatatccttgtatcgacctcatacaaaggctatgtTTGTATAATATTAAGAATTCGAtgtattaatattaaataaataatatttaatattaataaatgatttattaatattcataAATAGGGAATAAATTCAAGAACAGCTTTCCATACTAATATGTCAAATTGAATGTAAATTGATAATAAATAGATATAATTCACTTAACGACAAATCCTAATACTTTTGTTTAAAGTTCCGATGACCAATACAAGATCCATTAGATTTGGCAATTCCACGTATTGTATTATAGAAGAGCATGAAGAATGGGCGAAGGCAAAGGTAAGTTAAAATGTTTAGGAtagaaacagtttttttttatattcacatcGCACTAGTATATTAACTTTGATATTCAAAAAGGGGGACCCTGTTTTTTACAAAACTATCATCCAATATCTCTTTTAAATATAGATTTTGTCATATGTTCTTGCTCAACGTTTAAAAACAGTACTTACAAAAATTATGAATGAGCACCAAACTGGTTATGTTAAAAATAGATGTTAGGGGTTTAATCTGAGACAAATCAAAGATGTTATAGACTACGCCGAAACATACTAAATCAAGGGGgcaattgtttcttttttttttttattaatttcatgaAAGCATTTGATTCGTTAGAATGGGATTTTTGCtatgaattttgatttttttttgttttaatgaatcATTTACTAAGTTGGTTACAACTATGTATACATACGTTGAATCATGTGTCATGATTAATGGGAGGGTATCAGAAAATTTCAAAAGCTCATGGGGAATTTGGCTAGGCTGTTCTTTATCAGGTTTATTGTTTGTGTTGGCGGTTGAAATTATGGCTCTCAAATTAAGATATAGCAACGAAGTAAAAGGATTCACTGTTAAATTAGATGGTAAACGTCACAGTATCAAAATTTCGCAATTAGCAGATGACACAACCCCTTATTTTATAAAGATATACCTGATGTAGTATCTGCAATGAATGTCATGGAAATGTTTTGTTCGTTTTCAGGTTTAttgataaatagaaataaaacagaaggGTTATGGATTAGGAAAATTAAGTCATGTATAGACAAAATAGCCGGTATTAATTGGGGAGATAAAGCAATCAAAGTTTTAGGGGTGTAATTTTGCCAAGATATATTTTGAATGCAAAATGTTAATTTGTAATTGTAAATAggaaaaagtgataaaaatgttgaAAACGTGGTAAAAACGAAATCTTTGAATTTTAGGAAAGATACTTATGATAAAAACACTTAtcttgcctttatttactttattGGGAAAAGTTTGCCTAATTCCCGAAAGTTATATTTAAGAACTAGAAACATGAAGctttaaatataattttggtTGTAACTAACAGCATATACAACTGTGTTGTAAGCATAAAAAGTAGTGGAATTCTTTCAATCAATACAGTTGTGTGAAGATTGCAAGTAATGTAACATGATTACAgatatctttattttcattaaGGAAAGTTGTCAAGGTCTTGGTGGAAAACTGGTTGAACTAGAAACACAAGAAGAGAATGAGTTTATTAAGAATGCCGTGACGACCATAAGTTCTGGAGGTATATATACTTGTACAGATATAAGGAAGAAAACACAAATTGAGATATGCGTTAAAAAAACAATCtaccaacaaaataaaacagaaaggTCAGCAGAAAGTATAAATCATCAGACGCATTTTGATATGAAATTGAACAGACTATTAATCGGCTAGATAACGCAcccttttttaaaaacatatttttgacatattatcttgtatttctttaaaaaaaaaagaagaaaatactgCATTCTGTCTAAAATTTAAAGGAATTTCATACAATTTAGCATTGTGCTGTCCCGAAAGAAACGTGGTATTCAATTCGGACATATAGATGTTAATGAACACTTTAGATTTTATAACAAACTATTTATGTTacccttagccgtatttggaacaactttttgaaattttgaaacctcaatgctcttcaacttcgtacatgtttgactttacaaatattttgatatgagcgtcactgatgagtcttgtgtagacgaaacgcgcgtctgtcgtacttaattataatcctggtactgtATGTTGCCCTTATTTTTTGTGACCTTTTAGTTTAAGTGAATCTATATCAATATTCACACGAATAATTGGTCAGTATGATTTCTGAAACTgctaactaaatataaaataagctTTATCTTATGACaaaaaaaccaaacatgacaaataacatttaaaaaatgattaCGCATTGATTTAATACACGATAATGCAGACATTCTTTCATTTCAGTCAAAGGTTACTGGATCGGAGGTTATAATTTTGACAGTGATGGTGATTTGGAATGGCTGAGTAAACCAAACCAAGCTATGCCATTTAGTGACTGGAACATGGAGACATACCCACAACCAGACGGAACTGCGGACGAGCCATGCATGATGATTTGGAGAAAATTTGATTTTCGTTGGGGTGATCATATGTGTAACGTTCTGCTTTCATATATTTGTGAATTTCAGCATCAATAAACTTGACAGGACCATACATGTTCTCATTATGTTATCAATGAGAAGAGCGAATTTGTGTGATGATGCTTTTAAAAAATGCCTATATTTTAGACTAGATATTAATCAGTGTCTCATATTATTATTCATAATTTGAATAtatagtattttcttttaaatttttatctgTATCTGTTCTCCAtaatgatttctttaaaaaaatatagtattCATTAATTGAATAAGTTTGTTTGTACAAACGTTATATGttcaatttgtttcaattttagcaaaaaaaaaaaaagattattattacaatatatatttgtcatcggataataacactacacaagtCTAAAAGGTCTGAAAAAAACCCAATTTCTGTCTTAATTTGCATGAATTTGTACccgacattctccaaaagtatcACTTGTGTCTTAATtgttcttgacaaattctcatt from Mytilus edulis chromosome 7, xbMytEdul2.2, whole genome shotgun sequence encodes the following:
- the LOC139483272 gene encoding ladderlectin-like; amino-acid sequence: MTNTRSIRFGNSTYCIIEEHEEWAKAKESCQGLGGKLVELETQEENEFIKNAVTTISSGVKGYWIGGYNFDSDGDLEWLSKPNQAMPFSDWNMETYPQPDGTADEPCMMIWRKFDFRWGDHMCNVLLSYICEFQHQ